From Salvia splendens isolate huo1 chromosome 3, SspV2, whole genome shotgun sequence, a single genomic window includes:
- the LOC121796649 gene encoding WEB family protein At5g55860-like, translating to MRKLMLVFPACWRKKEQAKPKVQSAERVFVKETQLHLAQKELNKLKEQLKNAETTKVDALSELEKAKQTVEDLSQKLRVINESKDSAIKSTEAAKHQANQLAEANNNVLEGVNGHSNGDVETDKVQYLNAVAELNAAKQEVRKIRLEYDASLEEKEKAAKQAVVADTAAKANMERVGKLSAESASVHESIQQVKLAHMQAKEDETKICADKEKQKQLYKDRIEGSVKRLVALKKDVDPEVARNLESELNGTLSEIESLRKEMENTRVSDLGSVKAITVELIGAKESLDKAAEELSGRGGEVSPNRIIIRDDWSSAYAREEKIASGRYGSEKKKQPRKEKIVEEVAAVRGCELML from the exons ATGAGGAAATTGATGCTGGTTTTTCCTGCTTGTTGGAGGAAAAAGGAACAG GCCAAGCCAAAGGTACAATCTGCAGAACGAGTTTTTGTAAAAGAGACGCAGCTTCACCTGGCCCAAAAGGAGTTAAATAAGCTGAAGGAACAGTTGAAAAATGCCGAGACTACTAAAGTTGATGCTCTTTCAGAGCTTGAAAAAGCCAAACAGACTGTTGAGGATTTGAGCCAGAAGTTAAGAGTCATTAATGAATCAAAAGATTCAGCAATTAAATCTACAGAAGCTGCTAAGCATCAGGCAAACCAACTTGCAGAAGCCAACAACAATGTTTTGGAAGGAGTAAATGGACATTCAAACGGTGATGTTGAAACTGACAAAGTGCAGTATTTGAATGCTGTTGCTGAACTTAATGCTGCTAAACAGGAAGTAAGGAAAATTCGTCTGGAATATGATGCGTCTTTAGAAGAAAAGGAGAAAGCGGCAAAGCAAGCTGTTGTAGCTGATACTGCTGCCAAAGCAAACATGGAGAGAGTTGGTAAACTGTCTGCGGAAAGCGCTAGTGTGCATGAGTCGATTCAGCAAGTAAAGTTGGCACACATGCAAGCAAAGGAAGATGAAACGAAGATCTGTGCCGACAAGGAGAAACAGAAGCAATTATATAAAGATAGAATTGAAGGTTCAGTGAAGAGACTGGTTGCTTTGAAAAAAGATGTAGACCCTGAAGTCGCAAGAAATTTGGAGTCCGAGTTGAATGGAACCTTGTCTGAAATCGAATCTTTACGAAAGGAGATGGAGAATACAAGGGTCTCTGATCTTGGTTCTGTCAAGGCTATCACTGTAGAGTTGATTGGTGCGAAGGAATCATTAGACAAAGCAGCCGAAGAATTATCCGGCCGAGGGGGAGAGGTTAGCCCCAACCGCATAATTATTCGAGATGATTGGAGTAGCGCCTATGCCAGAGAAGAGAAGATAGCTTCAGGCAGATATGGTTCGGAGAAGAAGAAGCAACCGAGAAAGGAGAAAATTGTCGAGGAGGTGGCAGCCGTGAGAGGCTGCGAACTCATGTTATGA